A window of Marinobacter sp. es.042 genomic DNA:
GGGTTGCGATCGGACGCCGGAAGGCCTTCGCAACGAAGATGCCCTTATTCTGCAGAACGCCATTACTGAGCCACTGGCCTACGAGTTGATCAACCCGGTGGCGCTGGAGCCTGCCATTGCACCGCATGTTGCGGCTGAACAGGCTGGGCGACACATTACGTCTGATCGTCTGGTTGGATTCTGCCGCGGATTGCAGATTCGTCCGGCGGACCTTCTGCTGGTTGAGGGAGCCGGCGGCTGGCGGGTCCCCCTCAACGATCGGGAAACCTATTCAGAGTTTCCGAGACAGCTGTCCATGCCGGTCATTCTCGTGGTTTCACTGCGCCTTGGCTGTATCAATCATGCGCTTCTTACCGCAGAGGCCATCAGAAGTGACGGTCTCAGAGTGGCAGGGTGGGTTGCCAATCGCGCAGAGCCTGAGCCCATGAGTTGCGAACAGGACACCCTGAACTACCTGGTCAACCACATGGGAGCGCCCTGTCTGGGTATTCTTCCGTGGCTGGAGCAGGCGCGGCCTGAAATGCTGGCTGGTTATCTGAATATTGATGGGCTGTTTGAAAATTGACCAGGTTTGTGGCTTAATAAAGTCAATTTATGGTCATCGGGCAGCGCAGTTATGATCAGTAACACTCTCTCAGTTGGGATCCAGGGCATCCAGGATGGCATGGTCGGTATGGAAAATGCCGCCCGCAAGATTGCGCGTGGTGGTACCGATGGTCCCCAGGGAACCGCGGAAGGCGCGGGTAGCCTCGTTGAACCCATTGTTGATCTCAAGATTTACGAGCGAAGTGTCGAAGCGTCCGCACAAGTGGTGAAAACCGCCGACGAAACACTCGGAACGCTGCTTGACATCATGGCCTGAGCACTGAAAGGGCGCCCGGCTCGTGCTTTCATCTCTCCCCCCTGTTCCCCCACCTATCCCAGCGGCCTCGTTTCAGGGCCAGGCTTCTCCGCGAGTCCAGGCCACGGGTCCAGTATCGGCAAAGCCGGAGGCGCCGACCGCCGGAGCCAGATCTACTGAGGCTGCAGGCAAAGCCGAATCTGCGCGGGAAAATCCCGACTCCGGGCCCAGAAGCGGGGAAGCCGACAATCCTCAGGGACTCACAGACCAAGAGCTGAAACAACTGACCGAGCTGAAAGCGCGGGATCGTGAAGTTCGTGCCCACGAAGCCGCGCACCAGGCGGTTGGCGGCCAGTACGCCGGCGCCATGTCGTTCACCTACCAGCGGGGGCCGGACGGCGCCCAGTATGCGGTGGGAGGTGAAGTCTCCATTGACCTGTCCCCGGTGCAGGGTGATCCCCAGGCCACTATCGAGAAAATGCGAATTGTCCGGGCGGCGGCCATGGCCCCGGCGGAGCCGTCCGGCCAGGATCGAGCGGTGGCTGCCCAGGCGATGCAGATCATGCTCCAGGCCCAGTCGGAGCTGGCCGCCGAAACGGGCGCTTCGTCAAGAACCGCGAGCGATGCTTATCGTGAGGTCTCCGCCATGGGAGAGTCTGATCAGAACGGTGACGAAAACCGCGTTTCCTCTTTCCAACCGGTGTCTGCCTGACCGGTTAATTTTCAACATCCAGGTCCTTCCATGGATATCCGGCACTTAAGGTGCGATCCGGCTCCATGCGCTGCTGTGGCGCGTGATCCGGTGACAGATCGCAACACAAATTTTGCATCCGGCTATTGACAATTCTGTGCCTCTAAACGTATGTTTCAAACAAGTGTTTAATTAAGGCTGCAGCGCAGAGCGTTGCGGTGTCTGAGCAAACCCAAGGCCAGAAGCTGTCAAACCTGATTCAGCTGAGACCGAGAACCGAGGTGGATTCCATGCCTGAGTACAAAGCGCCCCTGCGTGACATCAAATTCGTAATGAACGAGCTGCTGAACAGTGAGCAGCACTATGCCAACCTGGAAGGTGCCGAAGACGCTACTCCGGATATGGTGGATGCCATTATCGCGGAAGGTGCCAAGTTCTGTGAGCAGGTTCTGTCTCCGTTGAACCAGGTAGGTGACAAAGAAGGCTGTACCTGGAGCGAAGACGGTGTGAAGACACCGACTGGCTTCAAGGAAGCCTATCAGCAATACGTCGAGGGCGGCTGGCCGTCCATGAACGCTGATCCCAACTATGGTGGGCAAGGGTTGCCGGGTTCCCTGGGCATTGTTATGAGCGAGATGGTTGGTACTGCCAACTGGTCTTTTGGCATGTACCCCGGCCTGAGCCACGGCGCAACCAACACCATTGAAGAACATGGCACCGAAGAGCAGAAGCAGACTTACCTCACCAAGCTGATCAGCGGCGAGTGGACCGGCACGATGTGTCTGACCGAGCCGCACTGCGGTTCCGATCTTGGCACCCTGCGCACCAAGGCGGAGCCGAATGCCGATGGCACATACGCTATCACTGGCACCAAGATCTTTATTTCTGCTGGTGAGCACGACATGGCCGAAAACATCGTCCATATCGTCCTGGCACGTCTGCCGGGTGCTCCGGAAGGCACCAAGGGCATCTCCCTGTTCATCGTGCCAAAGTGCCTGCCGAACGAAGATGGCTCGGCCGGTGAGCGCAACGCCGTTTCCTGCGGTTCCATCGAGCACAAGATGGGTATCCACGGCAACGCCACTTGCGTGATGAACTTCGACGGTGCCAAGGGCTGGCTGATCGGGCCCGAGAACAAAGGCCTGAATTGCATGTTCACCTTCATGAACGTGGCCCGTATCGGTACTGCGATCCAGGGTCTGGGTGCCGCAGAGCTGGGCTTCCAGGGTTCACTTGCCTACGCCAAAGAGCGTCTGGCCATGCGTTCACTGAGCGGTCCGAAGAATCCGGAAGGTATTGCCGATCCGATCATTGTTCACCCGGACGTTCGTCGGATGCTGCTGACACAGAAGGCGGTTGCCGAAGGCGCCCGTGCCCTGATTTACCTGACTGCGCAGCAGGCAGACGTTGTTCACAGCGGCAAGACCGAAGAAGAGCGCAAGGCGGCCGATGAGGCGCTGGGCTTCCTGACACCGATCGCCAAGGCGTTCCTTACCGAAATCGGTTACGAGGCAGCGAATCTGGGTATGCAGGTATTTGGTGGCCACGGCTTTATTGCCGAGTGGGGCATGGAGCAGAACGTGCGTGACGCCCGTATCGGCATGATCTACGAAGGCACCACCGGTATTCAAGCGCTGGATCTGTTGGGCCGCAAGGTCCTGATGACCCAGGGCGAATCCCTTAAAGGATTCACCAAGCAAGTGCATCTGTTCTGCAAGGAAAACGCGGAAGACGAGCAGCTGAAGGAATTCATCGAGCCGCTGGCGGCGATGAACAAGGAATGGGGCGAGCTGACCACCAAAATTGGTATGTCTGCCATGAAGAACCGTGAGGAAGTGGGCGCGGCCTCTGTAGACTACCTGATGTACTCCGGTTACGCAGTGTTTGCCTACCTGTGGGCCCGTATGGCCAAGGTTGCCCTGGACAAGATGGTTGAGGGTACTACCGAGGAAATGTTCTACAACGCCAAGATCCAGACTGCGCGCTTCTACTTCAAGCGTATGCTGCCCCGGGCCAAGGGCCACGCAGAAAGCATGCTGGCTGGCGCTGACAGCCTGATGGACATGCCGGAGGAAGCCTTCGCCATCTAAGGCGCGGGCACCGAAGGACGGTTCCAGAGGACAGAAAGCCCGCGCTCCCCGGAGGCGGGCTTTTTTCATGAGTTGCGGTCCGCTTTTAGGGTAGAATAGGCGCCCATAAAAATAATCTTCAGCGGACACATAGCCCGAGCAGGTGTGACTGGCCCAGACTGAGGCCCTATTGCCACCTGAACAGACTGACAGAATTTTTGGAGAGTTTTAGATGGCTGATTATCAGGCACCCCTACGTGACATGCGCTTTGTTCTGAATGAGGTTTTCGATGCCCCCGCACTGTGGGCCTCACTGCCCAAGGTTGCCGAGCATGTGGACCCGGAAACGGCGGACGCCATTCTTGAAGAAGCCGGCAAGATCAGCAGTGGTGTACTTGCGCCCCTGAATCGCGAAGGTGATGAGCAGGGCTGCAAATGGAACGACGGTGAGGTGACGTCTCCGGAGGGCTTCAAGGAAGCGTACCAGACCATCGTTGAAGGCGGCTGGAACGGTCTTGGCGGCAACCCGGACTTTGGCGGCATGGGCATGCCCAAGACCCTCGTCGCGCAGTTCGAGGAGATGATGCAGGGCGCCAACATGGCATTCGGGTTGGCCCCCATGCTTACGGCCGGCGCCTGCCTCGCGCTGGACGCCCACGGCAGTGATGAGCTGAAAGAAAAGTACCTGCCTAACATGTATTCCGGTGTCTGGTCCGGCGCCATGGATCTGACCGAGCCCCACGCCGGCACAGACCTCGGGATCATTCGCACCAAGGCGGAACCGAATGATGACGGCTCCTTCAACGTTACAGGTACCAAGATCTTTATCACCTGGGGCGAGCATGACATGGCGGAGAACATCATCCACCTGGTGCTGGCCAAACTGCCGGATGCGCCGAAAGGTCCCAAGGGCATTTCCATGTTCCTGGTACCCAAGTTCCTCGTGAATGACGATGGTTCCCTTGGCGAGCGCAACAGCTTCAGCTGTGGTTCCCTTGAGAAGAAAATGGGCATCAAGGGTTCTGCGACCTGCGTAATGAACTTCGATGGCGCCAAAGGCTGGCTGGTCGGCGAAGAAAACAAGGGTCTGGCGGCGATGTTCACCATGATGAACTACGAACGCCTGGGCGTTGGTATCCAGGGCATCGGCGCTGCCGAAGCCTCTCTGCAGAGCGCTCGGGAATACGCCCTTGATCGTATCCAGAGCCGTGCACCGACCGGTGCTCAGGAGCCTGAGAAGGCGGCAGATCCAATCCTCGTGCACCCGGATGTCCGGCGCATGCTGCTCACGATGAAAGGTTATGTGGAGGGCGGTCGTACTTTCTCAACCTACGTAGCCCAGTGGCTCGATATCGCCAAGTTCGCCGAGGATGATGAGCGTCGCAAACACGCCGAAGGTATGGTGGCGTTGCTGACACCGGTGGCCAAGGCATTTCTCACGGATCGCGGCCTCGATACCTGCATCATGGGTCAGCAGGTCTTTGGTGGTCATGGTTTCATCCGCGAGTGGGGTCAGGAGCAACTGGTTCGTGACTGCCGCATTACCCAGATCTACGAAGGAACCAATGGTATCCAGGCACTGGATCTGATGGGTCGGAAAGTGGTCGGCACCCAGGGCAAGCTTTACGAGCTGTTTGCCCAGGACGTCGCAAACTTCCTGGAGGAGAACAGTGGTAACGAACATCTGCGCCCGTTCCTTGAGCCGCTTGCTGCAGCGGTCGAGCGTCTCGACGATGTGACCGAGCATGTAATCAGGCAGGCTGGCGATAACCCTAATGCCATTGGCGCAGCGTCTGTGGACTACCTCGATCTGTTCGGCCTGACCGCCCTGGGCTATATGTGGGCGAGGATCGTCAAAGCGGCTGCGCCCCAGGCGGATTCAGATACCTCCGGATTCTACAGCGGTAAACTGAAAACAGCGCGCTTCTACTTTGACCGCCTGCTGCCCAAGACCGTTTCACTGGCTGAAGGTATTCGCAGCGGTAGCGACTCCATGATGGCGCTGACGGCTGAAGAGTTCTGATTAGCCAGCAAGACGCAGGCACAAAAAACAGGCCCTCGGGCCTGTTTTTTTTTATGGTTTATTGTTGGTCAGCATGGTTTCCCGGACCCTCAAAGTCGCTCCATTCTCTCCGGATTGGTAATAAAGGGATTGGCATTACCCTGGATTTCGACAATGCGCCCATGACGGGTCAGCTCGCCATCATCCGGCGGATCCAGCCTGTTCCAGCCCTTGAACACCGCTGCGGAGCCAAGCCAGGGTAAATCATAGGTGTCCACCATGTAGGCCACCGTGCGCGCCACATCTCCCTTGACCCGCCCCGGGGGCTCAAAGAACTGGGCGCTCTGGCGAATGCCGCATTCGTCTTCGCTTACTGACGAGCCCAGGTCCTCGTAACGAGCGTTTCGCCGGCCCATCTCCGTCCGGCTGCGCACCGGTACCATGTTGTGCATGTCGGACGCGATCTGACGGTATCGGTTATCCTGTTCGCATTGACGCGAGGTGCCACAGTCGAGTGCGCTGCGGACATCGGCCAGTGGATAGACATAACCGTCCGTCAGAACGAATCCTTTGCTTGTAAAGGCGATGTTGCAGAAGAAGGAATTGCCGCCACTGGCGTAAAGGTCACCCCAGAAATGATCGGAAACAACGGTTTTGGGATCACTGAAGCGGGTATTCTGGCCAATCACGAGGGTAGTGGTGAGCAATAGGCCAAGTGCTGTGGGTATCAGTAAGAATGGTTTCATACGCCTTTTATACCTCGCAGTGTGTTCAAGCACCCTGTCAATTCGGGCCTCACTGGTCAGGATCTGATCAAGCGGGTCAAAACTATGACGCTTTGTTCACGGATACTGTGAAGTATGGCACAGAGGCTCCAAATCACGGAGCCTCCAGGCTAGAAATTTGTGGCGTAATGTTAACGGGTTAACGGTATTACTTCAGTTTGTTGCGAATGTTCTGGTAACCGGTTTTCAGGTCTTCGCCAAGTTTTGATGCGGTCTGACGAGCTTCCTGGGACGCGTTGTCGGCATCGTGTAGAACTTCATCGATCTTGCTTCTGAAACGATCCCAATCCTGCTCGAGATCCTCCCATTCGTCTTTAACGTCTTCACGGGCCAGATGCATCTGGACGCGCGCCTCATCCCGGTATTGCTTTACTTTCTCCGACAGCTTCTTGAGTTCTTCTTGAAGACTCATATCAAGCACCTCCTTGGATTGTTGGAGTGCCTACAATGCGCCCGATCGTAAAAAACTGTCAAGGGGCTGGCAGGGCTAACAGGGCACAACGACGGCTGAGTTTGATTCAGATCAGGAACGGCCGGCGAGCAGGGCAGACATATCCCGCAAATAGTGCCAGGGGGAGAGGGAATCGAAGCCTTTCGCCGCGCGGTCGATCTGGCTGCACAGGGTGATGGCCTCATTCAGTTGGTTCCGGTTCAGCCGGCGAGCGGCCTGTTCCATTGCTCGGGCACGTTGCGGCTGGAATACGCCCCGTTTTTTCAGGAATGCGGCAGGATTTTCCGACTGGCCGGCTGCAGACTTCAATTCGAGAAGCAGGTTCAGATCACGGCTGAGAACCGACAGCAAACCGAGTGGGTTTTCTCCCTCTTGCTGAAGCACAGTGATCATCTTACCGGCGTGGGGCGCCCGGCCACTGATCAGCTCGGTCACGAGTTCAAAGCCATTGAATCGGGAACTGTCCTGGACCGCCTGTTCAACGGTTTCCTCATCAATGGTATTGCCGTTTGCGAGCAGTGACAGCCTGTCGAGCTCCTGGCTGGCGGCGAGCAGATTGCCCTCAAGGCGTTCGCTCATGATGGCCAGGGCCCCCCGGGTCAGGCTGAGGCCGCGGTTGCTGGCCCTCTGCTGTAGCCAACCCTGGAACTTGTCGGCATCGACGGGCCACACCGGTACGTGCACGCCCTTTCCCTGAAGCTCCTTGTACCATTTGCGGCGGGTTTCCGCCGCGTCCAGACGGGCACTGATGAGCACGAGGATGATATCATCGGGAGGGTCGGCCAGGACTCGTTCCAGTACGGCGCGGCCGTCGCCCAGCTTGCCGGTTGGCAAGTGAATCTCGATGCGCCGTTTTTCCGCAAACAGGGACATGGCACTGAATTCCTCGCCAACGGCGTTCCAGTCCAGTTGGTGGTCAGCGTGAAAGGTCAGGCGGTCATGAAAACCGGCGTCTTTTGCGGCCTTGCGAACCTGATCACAACATTCCTGAACCAGAAGAGGTTCGTCCCCGGATATGAGATAGACGGGCGAAAGGCCCTTTTTCAGCAGCTGGGATAACTGGCCCGGATTGGTCTTCATGGCTGGCCTGTGGCTGGGGCGTCGGCTTCCTGTTCACGCTGGTAATCTGCCCGGATGGCGTCGATTCGCTGCGGGGTCAATGGTGCCAGCCGGAATATCACCTGCTGCGCAAGACGATCGTCCATTTGCTGGCGGAGGGTCTCTTCTTCCCGCTGTCTTGCCAGCACGTTGGTTTCGTCGTAGCGGTAACTCTCGCTGGTGGTCAGGCGTGTCGTGCCCACTATGGGAACCCGATCAGCGCTGATTACTTCAAGATCGACAGAGTGACGCAGCGTGTATTCCGCGGCTGCGGCCTGGGCGGTAATGGCACTTGCGCGACGGTCACGCTCGAAATTCTTCAGCCGCAGAATGTAGTCGGCCTCTGCCACTGGCGCCACCCGGATATTGCCCAGGTTCAATTGTTCACGCAAGGAACGGCACAGCGTGTCGGGCACCTGTGAGGAGCAATCCACGGCAAGAGGCTCGAGGGCAGAAGAAACCGGTGGCGCACCCCGCAACTGGAATCCGCAACCACCAAGCAGCGCCGCCATTACAGCGGTCAGCATAAGGCGTGCTGACGATTTCAGAGCGGAGTGCCGGTACATATCAGTTGGCCACCACGTTCACCAGTTTGCCGGGGACCACGATAACCTTGCGCACCGTCGCTCCCTCGGTAAAGCGCATGACATTCTCGTTATCCAGGGCCAGCTTTTCGAGGTCCGCTTTACTGATGTCGGCAGGCACATCTTCCTTGGCTCGCACCTTGCCATTCACCTGCAGTACCACCTGGATCTGGCTGCGAACCATGGCGGCTTCATCGGCTTTTGGCCAGGGTGCATCAACCACGGGCTCCTGGTGGCCGAGCGCCTGCCAGAGGGTGTGGCAGATGTGGGGGACGATCGGCGACAGCACAAGCACTGCGGTGTCCAGCGCTTCCTGGCGTACCGCCCGGGTCTGGGGTTCGTCACACTGCAGTTTGCCGACCTCGTTAAGCAGCTCCATCACCGCGGCAATGGCCGTGTTGAAGGTCAGCCGACGGCTGATGTCGTCACTGACTTTGGCAATGGTTTCGTGAGTCTTGCGCCGCAGGTTTTTCTGGTCATCGTTCAGGCTTGCCGCGTCCAGAGCGGGTGCCGGGCCAGCGGCGGCGTGTTCGTTCACCAGACGCCAGACCCGCTTGAGGAACCTGTGTGCGCCTTCGACACCGCTGTCCGACCACTCGAGGGACTGTTCTGGCGGGGCCGCAAACATCATGAACAGGCGAACCGTATCGGCGCCGTGCTCATCAATAATAGCTTGCGGATCGATACCGTTGTTCTTGGACTTGGACATCTTGGTGACGCCGCCGGAAACCACCGGCTCACCATCTTCCCCGTGTACTGCTCGAACGGGCTGGCCCTTTTCGTCACGCTCAACGGTCACGTCGGCGGGCGAAATCCATACCTTGCCGCCTTTGCCATCGTCGCGGTAATAGGTCTCCGCCAGAACCATGCCCTGGCAAAGCAGCCGGTTGAATGGCTCTGAACTGGTTACCAGCCCGACATCCCGCAGGAGCTTGTGGAAGAAGCGGGCGTAGAGCAGGTGCAGGATCGCGTGTTCAATGCCACCAATGTACTGATCCACGGGCAACCAATAGTTGGCCGCAGACGGGTCCAGCATGCCCTGGTCGTAATTGGGGCTGCAGAATCGCGCGTAGTACCAGGAGGACTCCATGAACGTATCAAAGGTGTCGGTTTCCAGCGTCGCCTGCTGGCCGTTGAACTCCGTCTTGCACCACTCAGGGTCGGCCTTGATGGGGGACTGGACACCGTCCATTTCCACATCTTCCGGCAGACGTACCGGCAGCTTGTCATCGGGCACCGGCATCTCTGTGCCATCTTCCAGGGTCATCATCGGGATCGGTGCACCCCAGTAACGCTGGCGGGATACGCCCCAGTCGCGCAGGCGGTAGTTGACGGTGCGTTTGCCGATATTCTGTTCTTCCAGGTAGCAGGCAATCTCGTCGAAGGCTTCCTCGCTGGTCAGGCCGCTGTATTTGCCAGAAGACACCAGCGTGCCTTTTTCGGTAAACGCTTCTTCCTGCACATCAATCTCGCGGCCATCGCGGGCGGCAATAACCTGCTTGATGGGCAGCTTGTATTTGCGGGCAAACTCATGGTCCCGCTCGTCGTGGCCCGGAACCGCCATCAGGGCACCGGTGCCGTAGTCAGTCAGCACGAAGTTGGCGACCCAGATTGGGATCTCTTCCTGGGTCAGCGGGTGAATCGCCTTGAAACCGGTGTCGATGCCGCGCTTTTCCATGGTGGCCAGCTCGGCCTCCGCGGTCTTGCTGTTGCGGCACTCCTCGACAAACTCAGCCACGTCCCGATGGCGCTCCGCCGCCTCTTTCGCCAGCGGATGTTCTGCGGCCACGGCCATGTAGCTCACACCCATCAGGGTGTCGGGGCGGGTGGTGTAAACGGTCAGGCCACTGTCCCGGTCTTTCAGCGGGAAGGTCAGCTCGGTACCTTCAGACTTGCCGATCCAGTTGC
This region includes:
- the bioD gene encoding dethiobiotin synthase — protein: MAKQSFFVTGTDTGVGKTLVSAAILQAAKAMGKHTLAMKPIASGCDRTPEGLRNEDALILQNAITEPLAYELINPVALEPAIAPHVAAEQAGRHITSDRLVGFCRGLQIRPADLLLVEGAGGWRVPLNDRETYSEFPRQLSMPVILVVSLRLGCINHALLTAEAIRSDGLRVAGWVANRAEPEPMSCEQDTLNYLVNHMGAPCLGILPWLEQARPEMLAGYLNIDGLFEN
- a CDS encoding flagellar basal body rod C-terminal domain-containing protein gives rise to the protein MISNTLSVGIQGIQDGMVGMENAARKIARGGTDGPQGTAEGAGSLVEPIVDLKIYERSVEASAQVVKTADETLGTLLDIMA
- a CDS encoding putative metalloprotease CJM1_0395 family protein; translated protein: MLSSLPPVPPPIPAASFQGQASPRVQATGPVSAKPEAPTAGARSTEAAGKAESARENPDSGPRSGEADNPQGLTDQELKQLTELKARDREVRAHEAAHQAVGGQYAGAMSFTYQRGPDGAQYAVGGEVSIDLSPVQGDPQATIEKMRIVRAAAMAPAEPSGQDRAVAAQAMQIMLQAQSELAAETGASSRTASDAYREVSAMGESDQNGDENRVSSFQPVSA
- a CDS encoding acyl-CoA dehydrogenase C-terminal domain-containing protein; this encodes MPEYKAPLRDIKFVMNELLNSEQHYANLEGAEDATPDMVDAIIAEGAKFCEQVLSPLNQVGDKEGCTWSEDGVKTPTGFKEAYQQYVEGGWPSMNADPNYGGQGLPGSLGIVMSEMVGTANWSFGMYPGLSHGATNTIEEHGTEEQKQTYLTKLISGEWTGTMCLTEPHCGSDLGTLRTKAEPNADGTYAITGTKIFISAGEHDMAENIVHIVLARLPGAPEGTKGISLFIVPKCLPNEDGSAGERNAVSCGSIEHKMGIHGNATCVMNFDGAKGWLIGPENKGLNCMFTFMNVARIGTAIQGLGAAELGFQGSLAYAKERLAMRSLSGPKNPEGIADPIIVHPDVRRMLLTQKAVAEGARALIYLTAQQADVVHSGKTEEERKAADEALGFLTPIAKAFLTEIGYEAANLGMQVFGGHGFIAEWGMEQNVRDARIGMIYEGTTGIQALDLLGRKVLMTQGESLKGFTKQVHLFCKENAEDEQLKEFIEPLAAMNKEWGELTTKIGMSAMKNREEVGAASVDYLMYSGYAVFAYLWARMAKVALDKMVEGTTEEMFYNAKIQTARFYFKRMLPRAKGHAESMLAGADSLMDMPEEAFAI
- a CDS encoding acyl-CoA dehydrogenase C-terminal domain-containing protein, producing the protein MADYQAPLRDMRFVLNEVFDAPALWASLPKVAEHVDPETADAILEEAGKISSGVLAPLNREGDEQGCKWNDGEVTSPEGFKEAYQTIVEGGWNGLGGNPDFGGMGMPKTLVAQFEEMMQGANMAFGLAPMLTAGACLALDAHGSDELKEKYLPNMYSGVWSGAMDLTEPHAGTDLGIIRTKAEPNDDGSFNVTGTKIFITWGEHDMAENIIHLVLAKLPDAPKGPKGISMFLVPKFLVNDDGSLGERNSFSCGSLEKKMGIKGSATCVMNFDGAKGWLVGEENKGLAAMFTMMNYERLGVGIQGIGAAEASLQSAREYALDRIQSRAPTGAQEPEKAADPILVHPDVRRMLLTMKGYVEGGRTFSTYVAQWLDIAKFAEDDERRKHAEGMVALLTPVAKAFLTDRGLDTCIMGQQVFGGHGFIREWGQEQLVRDCRITQIYEGTNGIQALDLMGRKVVGTQGKLYELFAQDVANFLEENSGNEHLRPFLEPLAAAVERLDDVTEHVIRQAGDNPNAIGAASVDYLDLFGLTALGYMWARIVKAAAPQADSDTSGFYSGKLKTARFYFDRLLPKTVSLAEGIRSGSDSMMALTAEEF
- a CDS encoding endonuclease — its product is MKPFLLIPTALGLLLTTTLVIGQNTRFSDPKTVVSDHFWGDLYASGGNSFFCNIAFTSKGFVLTDGYVYPLADVRSALDCGTSRQCEQDNRYRQIASDMHNMVPVRSRTEMGRRNARYEDLGSSVSEDECGIRQSAQFFEPPGRVKGDVARTVAYMVDTYDLPWLGSAAVFKGWNRLDPPDDGELTRHGRIVEIQGNANPFITNPERMERL
- the holA gene encoding DNA polymerase III subunit delta, encoding MKTNPGQLSQLLKKGLSPVYLISGDEPLLVQECCDQVRKAAKDAGFHDRLTFHADHQLDWNAVGEEFSAMSLFAEKRRIEIHLPTGKLGDGRAVLERVLADPPDDIILVLISARLDAAETRRKWYKELQGKGVHVPVWPVDADKFQGWLQQRASNRGLSLTRGALAIMSERLEGNLLAASQELDRLSLLANGNTIDEETVEQAVQDSSRFNGFELVTELISGRAPHAGKMITVLQQEGENPLGLLSVLSRDLNLLLELKSAAGQSENPAAFLKKRGVFQPQRARAMEQAARRLNRNQLNEAITLCSQIDRAAKGFDSLSPWHYLRDMSALLAGRS
- the lptE gene encoding LPS assembly lipoprotein LptE, with translation MLTAVMAALLGGCGFQLRGAPPVSSALEPLAVDCSSQVPDTLCRSLREQLNLGNIRVAPVAEADYILRLKNFERDRRASAITAQAAAAEYTLRHSVDLEVISADRVPIVGTTRLTTSESYRYDETNVLARQREEETLRQQMDDRLAQQVIFRLAPLTPQRIDAIRADYQREQEADAPATGQP
- the leuS gene encoding leucine--tRNA ligase; translation: MDEQYNPRDVEQNARDFWEENKTFMVKEEPGKPKYYCLSMFPYPSGKLHMGHVRNYTIGDVISRYQRMQGKNVMQPMGWDAFGLPAENAAIANKTAPAKWTYANIEYMKNQLKQLGFGYDWDRELATCKPDYYRWEQWFFARLYEKGLVYKKMSTVNWDPVDQTVLANEQVVDGRGWRSGALVEQKKIPQWFIRITDYAEELLNDLDELEDWPEQVKTMQRNWIGKSEGTELTFPLKDRDSGLTVYTTRPDTLMGVSYMAVAAEHPLAKEAAERHRDVAEFVEECRNSKTAEAELATMEKRGIDTGFKAIHPLTQEEIPIWVANFVLTDYGTGALMAVPGHDERDHEFARKYKLPIKQVIAARDGREIDVQEEAFTEKGTLVSSGKYSGLTSEEAFDEIACYLEEQNIGKRTVNYRLRDWGVSRQRYWGAPIPMMTLEDGTEMPVPDDKLPVRLPEDVEMDGVQSPIKADPEWCKTEFNGQQATLETDTFDTFMESSWYYARFCSPNYDQGMLDPSAANYWLPVDQYIGGIEHAILHLLYARFFHKLLRDVGLVTSSEPFNRLLCQGMVLAETYYRDDGKGGKVWISPADVTVERDEKGQPVRAVHGEDGEPVVSGGVTKMSKSKNNGIDPQAIIDEHGADTVRLFMMFAAPPEQSLEWSDSGVEGAHRFLKRVWRLVNEHAAAGPAPALDAASLNDDQKNLRRKTHETIAKVSDDISRRLTFNTAIAAVMELLNEVGKLQCDEPQTRAVRQEALDTAVLVLSPIVPHICHTLWQALGHQEPVVDAPWPKADEAAMVRSQIQVVLQVNGKVRAKEDVPADISKADLEKLALDNENVMRFTEGATVRKVIVVPGKLVNVVAN